In a genomic window of Sulfurimonas denitrificans DSM 1251:
- a CDS encoding response regulator transcription factor yields MLETLKDKSILFLEDNLEFAQNTIVLLNIFIKTIYHVVTISQAKAILKSRHVDIIICDIKLKNENGLDFIKEIRSSDLLTPIMIISGHKDESFLFRAIPLYLSAYLLKPIKYEELIEALQICSEKIIINSKEKINLKDGWCFDTKLCILKKDEEEYALNKKEAQFMKLIAYNSERLITKEMLHESVWEFEDMSDSAVTNFMLRIRRRFGKNFIYTIPDLGFRFNIH; encoded by the coding sequence ATGTTAGAAACCCTCAAAGATAAAAGTATCTTGTTTTTAGAAGACAATCTTGAATTTGCACAAAATACAATTGTTCTGCTCAATATTTTTATAAAAACTATTTATCATGTAGTTACAATAAGCCAAGCCAAAGCTATTTTAAAATCACGACATGTAGATATTATCATCTGCGATATTAAGCTTAAAAATGAGAATGGTCTTGATTTTATAAAAGAGATTCGTTCATCCGATTTGTTAACTCCTATCATGATTATTAGCGGGCATAAAGATGAGTCGTTTTTGTTTCGTGCGATTCCGCTGTATCTCTCAGCCTATCTTTTAAAACCCATAAAATACGAGGAACTAATCGAAGCGTTGCAGATATGTAGTGAAAAAATCATAATAAATTCCAAAGAAAAAATCAATCTCAAAGATGGCTGGTGTTTTGACACAAAGCTCTGTATTTTGAAAAAAGATGAAGAGGAGTATGCTCTAAATAAAAAAGAGGCTCAATTTATGAAACTCATAGCTTACAATAGTGAGCGGCTCATCACAAAAGAGATGCTACATGAGAGCGTTTGGGAGTTTGAAGATATGAGCGATTCTGCAGTGACAAACTTTATGCTTCGCATAAGAAGACGCTTTGGCAAAAATTTTATCTACACAATTCCAGACTTAGGATTTCGTTTTAATATTCATTAG
- a CDS encoding ABC transporter substrate-binding protein → MQFIFRLLFITLATLSSLYSEQLQKVSLQLQWFDQFQFAGYYVAKEKGFYEDAGLDVSLLKFENSILPIKSILSGSATYGVGRSNLIIEKSNGKSVVLLASILQSSASVFVTTKDSNISTVKDFVGKRIMLSDDVVSDLGLRAMINKKNVPTGNIVVQKNSFDINDLINHKTDLMAAYLSNEPFLLEQKGVKYTIFDPKDYGLDVYSDILFTSQEEMNNNPQRVEAFTQASLKGWRYAFENIEETVALILEKYNSQNKSKEALLYEAAVLKKLAYANGAELGQLDMTKIEKIYDYYSSMGLIEKKIDFKSFVYQVKKPQISFSEQEREFILKHPEILLSDVQWEPFSSISGGNNSGVFKEYYDEIQKVSGLKFSFVQIGNAENFQLVLDALKEKKIDMIDGTGKTDARGEYALFAGPFMQVSLGIASLRDNPYTTLNSLESKKIAMASGGTAMEFIYQHFKNAKIYETESVDKALSLLSHRKIDAVIDNLAVVDYGILRYNNSNLLTTQIDDYDFKIYALIRSDYPLLQSIMQKSIEYIRSQEEIKINNTIINDALYRVPKQVSLSIAQKQYLSEKKEITMCVDPEWEPFESIDEKGVHQGIAADLIRLVSERTGVAIKLIKTATWEESLELSKTNKCDILSFLNQTPQREQWLIFSDTLLSDPNVIITREDHPYVVNLSEVHNETVALPQGTMLEERLRKDFPSLKIISAKTEEESMSMVSQKKADMTIRSLIVSANAIRKEGLFNLKIAGQPNNYENIFSIGVLKSEPILISILNKGIHSITDEEKEQIVNKHTAIVLQKESDEKVLKAAFYGTIFLLMVLALISLWNTLLRKKVKQEVTKNIEIKEQLFQKSKQAEIGNLIAGISHQWREPLSKLSSINLITIAKLKNGIPIDNETMLKQSDEIEKTIDFMSVTMQNFLMFYKKSTTKINFSALKSIEASLSIIETKLIDNSVTMEINGDEGILLYGIENEWMQVWLNLINNSIAIFIERKIATSKITINVTNEKITFCDNGGGMNMEQKHHGLGINMCHDIVSKYEKTFHLQNFENGICATILLMNIKTKS, encoded by the coding sequence ATGCAATTTATTTTCAGATTACTCTTTATTACTCTAGCAACTCTCTCCTCTCTTTATTCTGAGCAACTTCAAAAAGTCTCACTTCAGCTTCAATGGTTTGATCAGTTTCAGTTTGCTGGGTATTATGTTGCAAAAGAAAAAGGCTTCTATGAAGATGCTGGACTAGATGTTAGTTTACTAAAATTTGAGAACTCGATACTCCCAATAAAGAGCATCCTCTCAGGCAGTGCTACTTACGGAGTTGGAAGATCAAATCTTATTATTGAGAAGAGCAACGGTAAAAGTGTTGTGCTCTTAGCATCCATCCTCCAATCCTCCGCATCCGTCTTTGTAACAACAAAAGATTCAAATATCAGCACTGTAAAAGACTTTGTTGGCAAACGAATTATGCTTAGCGATGATGTTGTCTCAGACCTTGGACTAAGAGCCATGATAAATAAAAAAAATGTTCCAACTGGCAATATAGTTGTGCAAAAAAACTCATTTGACATCAATGATTTGATAAACCATAAAACAGATTTGATGGCTGCTTATCTCTCAAATGAGCCTTTTTTACTGGAACAAAAAGGGGTTAAATATACTATTTTTGATCCCAAAGATTATGGTCTAGATGTTTATAGCGACATACTCTTTACAAGCCAAGAGGAGATGAACAACAACCCACAGCGTGTAGAAGCTTTTACACAGGCATCATTAAAAGGGTGGCGATATGCTTTTGAGAATATTGAAGAAACAGTTGCACTCATTTTAGAAAAATACAATTCTCAAAACAAATCCAAAGAAGCCCTTCTTTATGAAGCTGCTGTTCTAAAAAAACTCGCCTACGCCAACGGTGCAGAGTTGGGTCAGCTAGATATGACAAAAATAGAGAAGATTTATGACTACTACAGCAGCATGGGCTTAATCGAAAAAAAGATAGATTTTAAAAGTTTTGTGTATCAAGTAAAAAAACCACAGATTTCATTTTCAGAGCAAGAGCGAGAGTTTATTTTAAAACACCCAGAAATACTCTTGAGTGATGTGCAGTGGGAACCATTTTCTAGCATAAGTGGTGGAAACAATAGTGGTGTTTTTAAAGAGTATTATGATGAGATACAAAAAGTATCTGGATTGAAATTCTCTTTTGTGCAAATAGGCAACGCAGAGAACTTTCAACTCGTTCTCGATGCGCTAAAAGAGAAAAAGATTGATATGATTGATGGAACAGGAAAAACAGATGCAAGGGGCGAATATGCACTCTTTGCGGGACCTTTTATGCAAGTTTCACTAGGTATTGCTTCTTTGCGTGATAATCCATACACCACACTCAACTCTCTTGAATCAAAAAAAATCGCCATGGCATCAGGGGGAACGGCTATGGAGTTTATATACCAACACTTTAAAAACGCCAAAATTTATGAAACAGAGTCAGTCGATAAAGCACTCAGCCTTTTATCTCATCGTAAAATTGATGCTGTCATAGATAATTTGGCAGTGGTTGATTATGGTATCTTGAGATACAATAACTCAAATCTGCTCACAACACAAATTGATGACTATGATTTTAAAATTTATGCTCTTATTCGCTCAGACTACCCTCTTTTGCAAAGCATCATGCAAAAATCCATAGAATATATCCGCTCTCAAGAAGAGATAAAAATTAATAATACAATCATCAATGATGCACTCTATCGTGTGCCAAAACAGGTTTCACTCTCTATTGCTCAAAAGCAGTATCTAAGTGAGAAAAAAGAGATTACCATGTGTGTTGATCCTGAGTGGGAACCGTTTGAGAGCATAGATGAAAAAGGGGTTCATCAGGGAATTGCAGCTGATTTGATTCGTCTTGTTTCTGAGCGAACAGGAGTTGCTATAAAACTGATTAAGACTGCGACATGGGAAGAGTCTTTAGAATTATCTAAAACAAATAAGTGTGATATTTTGAGCTTTCTCAATCAAACACCACAAAGAGAACAGTGGCTTATTTTTAGTGACACGCTTTTATCCGACCCCAATGTTATTATTACGCGAGAGGATCACCCTTATGTTGTAAATTTAAGTGAAGTTCATAACGAAACAGTTGCTTTGCCTCAGGGAACTATGTTAGAGGAGCGTCTTAGAAAAGATTTTCCATCCCTAAAGATAATTTCAGCAAAAACTGAAGAAGAGTCTATGTCGATGGTTTCACAAAAAAAAGCAGATATGACTATCCGTTCTTTGATTGTCTCTGCAAATGCCATTAGAAAAGAGGGTCTTTTTAATCTCAAAATAGCAGGTCAACCAAACAACTACGAAAATATATTTTCTATAGGTGTGCTTAAGAGCGAACCTATATTAATCTCTATTCTCAACAAGGGAATACACAGTATAACAGACGAAGAAAAAGAACAAATCGTTAACAAACACACAGCTATAGTACTCCAAAAAGAATCTGATGAAAAAGTACTCAAGGCAGCATTTTATGGAACAATCTTTCTCCTTATGGTTTTAGCTCTTATCTCTCTATGGAACACTCTTTTGAGAAAAAAAGTAAAACAAGAGGTTACGAAAAATATTGAGATTAAGGAGCAGTTATTTCAAAAGAGTAAACAAGCTGAGATTGGCAACCTAATAGCTGGAATCTCGCATCAGTGGCGAGAACCGCTCTCAAAACTAAGTTCTATAAATCTCATAACTATTGCAAAGCTGAAAAATGGCATCCCGATAGATAATGAAACTATGCTAAAGCAGAGTGATGAGATAGAAAAAACGATTGATTTTATGTCTGTAACTATGCAAAACTTTTTGATGTTTTACAAAAAAAGCACAACAAAAATCAACTTCTCTGCTCTAAAATCTATAGAAGCTTCACTCTCCATAATCGAGACAAAACTTATAGACAACAGTGTAACTATGGAGATAAATGGAGATGAAGGCATCCTACTTTACGGCATAGAAAACGAGTGGATGCAGGTATGGCTAAATCTCATCAACAACTCAATCGCAATCTTTATAGAGAGAAAAATTGCTACTTCAAAAATAACCATCAACGTAACAAATGAAAAAATTACTTTTTGTGATAATGGAGGAGGTATGAACATGGAGCAAAAACATCATGGACTAGGAATCAACATGTGCCATGACATAGTTTCAAAGTATGAGAAAACTTTTCATCTGCAAAACTTTGAAAATGGAATCTGTGCAACGATTTTGCTAATGAATATTAAAACGAAATCCTAA
- a CDS encoding YhcH/YjgK/YiaL family protein: MVIDKIENWQKYPFGEAWQRAFTFLNSLTSETKDAKYEIQGDEIYAIVMSYETLLREDAMLESHKKYIDIQATLRGVEAYECHSRDSLVVKKPYEAQKDIEFYQTEAKPHSILNISVGDFVMFYPYDAHMPCLSVDDKKELIKKVVIKIKTELL, encoded by the coding sequence ATGGTAATTGATAAAATAGAAAATTGGCAAAAATATCCATTTGGAGAAGCGTGGCAGAGAGCTTTTACCTTTTTAAACTCTCTTACATCAGAGACAAAAGATGCAAAATATGAGATACAAGGCGATGAGATTTATGCAATCGTTATGAGCTATGAGACTCTCTTAAGAGAAGATGCTATGCTTGAATCCCATAAAAAATATATAGACATTCAAGCAACACTAAGAGGAGTCGAGGCTTATGAGTGCCACTCAAGAGACTCTCTTGTTGTAAAAAAACCTTATGAGGCTCAAAAAGATATAGAGTTTTATCAAACAGAAGCAAAACCCCACTCTATCTTAAATATCTCTGTTGGAGATTTTGTTATGTTTTACCCCTATGACGCCCATATGCCTTGCTTAAGCGTGGATGATAAAAAAGAGCTGATAAAAAAAGTGGTAATAAAGATAAAAACAGAGTTATTATAG
- a CDS encoding MqnA/MqnD/SBP family protein produces the protein MVFGKIEYLNLLPFHIFMKRFTRSSQASMSMNYYKDVPAKTNKKFLSRKVDAAFISSIRAKNQKHINLGIIAKKEVLSVLVAPNKKNTQDSESETSNLLAKILHVEGKVLIGDKALRYYLQNKPHVDLAKMWHEKYKLPFVFALLCYHNDKALYKKIEKNFLKTKIKIPRYILREASTRTNISEENILNYLKYISYNFDKKAKKGLEKFYKEAKKW, from the coding sequence GTGGTTTTTGGAAAAATTGAGTATCTAAATCTTCTCCCTTTTCATATTTTTATGAAAAGATTTACAAGAAGTTCTCAAGCGAGCATGAGTATGAATTACTACAAAGATGTTCCAGCAAAAACAAACAAAAAGTTTCTCTCACGCAAAGTTGATGCCGCATTTATCTCCAGCATCCGTGCAAAAAATCAAAAACATATAAACCTCGGAATCATCGCAAAAAAAGAGGTACTTAGCGTTTTAGTTGCTCCAAATAAGAAAAACACTCAAGATAGCGAGTCTGAGACTTCAAATCTTCTTGCAAAAATACTACATGTAGAGGGCAAAGTGCTCATAGGCGACAAGGCGCTAAGGTATTATCTTCAAAATAAGCCACATGTAGATTTGGCTAAGATGTGGCATGAAAAATATAAACTCCCATTTGTATTTGCACTTTTATGCTACCACAACGACAAAGCACTCTATAAAAAGATAGAGAAAAACTTCCTAAAAACAAAGATAAAAATTCCAAGATATATCCTCAGAGAAGCTTCAACTAGAACAAATATATCGGAAGAAAATATATTAAACTATCTAAAATATATCTCTTATAACTTTGATAAAAAAGCAAAAAAAGGGCTGGAGAAATTTTATAAAGAGGCAAAAAAATGGTAA
- a CDS encoding MoaD/ThiS family protein codes for MVRVEFLGPIQKESLELNITNLNELSEILKKDETMHEWLENSAVAVNDTLVSSRDFALKDGDRVALLPPVCGG; via the coding sequence TTGGTAAGAGTAGAATTTTTAGGTCCAATACAAAAAGAGTCTTTGGAGCTTAACATTACAAACTTAAATGAGTTATCAGAGATACTTAAAAAAGATGAAACAATGCACGAGTGGCTAGAAAACTCTGCTGTTGCTGTAAATGATACTCTAGTGTCAAGCAGAGATTTCGCACTAAAAGATGGCGATAGAGTTGCTCTTTTACCACCAGTTTGCGGGGGTTGA
- a CDS encoding molybdopterin synthase catalytic subunit: MLYLYDGALDVPRILKEWYEQEASSNYGAYIPFVGTVRSEDGIDGLSFDIYEPILNSWFDAWQKKAKERGAIIKMAHSRGDVMLHESSYIAAVFSPKRRVALEFIDEFVEDFKATAPIWKYDLKDAKRIYALNRSTAIKGSGILK; this comes from the coding sequence ATGCTTTATCTTTATGATGGAGCGCTTGATGTGCCTCGCATTTTAAAAGAGTGGTATGAACAAGAAGCTTCTAGCAATTATGGCGCTTATATCCCATTTGTTGGAACTGTACGAAGCGAAGATGGGATTGATGGGCTTAGTTTTGATATATATGAACCGATACTAAACTCTTGGTTTGATGCTTGGCAAAAAAAGGCAAAAGAGAGGGGCGCTATTATAAAAATGGCACACTCACGTGGAGATGTGATGCTTCATGAGTCATCGTATATCGCAGCAGTTTTTTCTCCAAAGAGACGCGTAGCACTAGAGTTTATAGATGAGTTTGTAGAGGACTTTAAAGCAACTGCTCCTATCTGGAAGTACGATTTAAAAGATGCTAAGAGAATATATGCGCTTAATCGCTCAACGGCAATAAAAGGGAGTGGAATTTTAAAATGA
- a CDS encoding molybdopterin molybdotransferase MoeA, which produces MSLLSYETSQTMLSLLHVNSSRSQNVPLSASLGRVLSEDIIAKHNDPEFPTASMDGYAVMHSDLELGKIAVVGYNPAGSDEQRTIKSTECIKTFTGSMMPHGADTLIQIENVTLEDGAIIINESVPKGSSVRPIGEGYRAGDVLIQKGTKIGFAEIGVMAALNHVMVKVALKPRVAVISTGSEILDLGEHSDNPSQIRSSNNYTLAALFEQAGAEVIQLGTVGDDKSLIMQTFQDALLSADIVVSTGGVSVGDYDFVKDIVPRIGAEVLFKGVAIKPGKHILVAQKEDKFILSLPGFAYSSTVTAILYVLPLIAKMLGKESAYRMVAAKLSEEFKKRSRLTEFTACNVVVEDGEYFINFKDKKVGSSAILTNMLNECALMISGEDDGDLQEGTFVNVILIQNF; this is translated from the coding sequence ATGAGTCTATTATCATACGAAACAAGTCAAACAATGCTCTCTCTCTTACATGTAAACTCATCAAGAAGTCAGAATGTTCCACTTAGCGCATCTCTTGGTAGAGTTCTAAGCGAAGATATAATAGCAAAACATAATGACCCAGAGTTCCCAACAGCTTCTATGGATGGCTATGCAGTTATGCACTCCGATTTGGAGCTTGGCAAAATTGCCGTTGTTGGTTATAACCCCGCTGGAAGCGATGAACAACGTACTATTAAGAGCACAGAGTGTATTAAAACTTTTACAGGCTCTATGATGCCTCATGGCGCAGATACGCTTATTCAGATAGAGAATGTTACACTTGAAGATGGAGCAATCATCATCAATGAAAGTGTTCCTAAAGGCTCATCTGTTCGCCCAATTGGCGAAGGTTACAGAGCTGGTGATGTACTGATTCAAAAAGGTACAAAGATAGGTTTTGCAGAGATTGGCGTTATGGCGGCACTAAATCATGTTATGGTAAAAGTAGCTCTTAAGCCACGAGTTGCAGTTATTTCAACTGGAAGTGAAATTTTAGATTTGGGCGAACATAGCGATAACCCTTCACAGATAAGAAGCTCAAACAACTACACATTAGCCGCTCTCTTTGAACAAGCTGGAGCAGAGGTGATTCAGCTAGGAACAGTCGGGGATGATAAAAGTCTCATTATGCAGACATTCCAAGATGCACTATTAAGCGCTGACATTGTCGTCAGCACTGGTGGCGTTAGCGTTGGAGATTATGATTTTGTAAAAGATATAGTGCCTCGTATTGGAGCTGAAGTTCTTTTTAAGGGTGTGGCTATTAAGCCTGGAAAGCATATATTAGTTGCGCAAAAAGAGGATAAATTTATACTCTCTCTTCCAGGGTTTGCATACTCTTCAACTGTTACTGCAATTCTTTATGTACTTCCATTAATTGCAAAAATGTTAGGTAAAGAGAGTGCATATCGAATGGTAGCGGCAAAACTCAGCGAAGAGTTTAAAAAAAGAAGTCGTTTAACTGAGTTTACTGCATGTAACGTTGTAGTAGAAGATGGTGAATATTTTATAAACTTTAAAGATAAAAAAGTAGGAAGTTCAGCAATTTTGACAAATATGTTAAATGAGTGCGCTCTTATGATTAGTGGCGAAGATGATGGAGATTTGCAAGAGGGCACTTTTGTAAATGTTATTCTTATCCAAAATTTCTGA
- a CDS encoding DsrE family protein, with protein MKKLFLILVVLLGLARADSDVKKAVFDLTTPDIARFETRLIKGVAFNNAHYQTNFKELDIVVIIHGDAYKFFVKDLSKTECKKDKELEPKAKDIHQRLSSLVKTYNVKFLMCGAGMKARNISKENVLEFVEVTPSAIVGLIDAQNDGYAYIPIN; from the coding sequence ATGAAAAAGTTGTTTCTGATTTTAGTTGTTTTGTTAGGACTAGCTAGAGCGGATAGCGATGTGAAAAAAGCAGTTTTTGATCTTACAACACCAGATATTGCAAGGTTTGAAACAAGGTTGATAAAAGGAGTGGCATTTAACAATGCACACTATCAAACTAATTTTAAAGAGCTAGATATTGTAGTCATTATACATGGAGATGCTTATAAGTTTTTTGTAAAAGATCTCTCAAAAACAGAGTGTAAAAAAGATAAAGAGCTTGAGCCAAAAGCTAAAGATATACACCAAAGACTCTCTTCTCTTGTAAAAACATACAATGTAAAATTTTTAATGTGTGGCGCTGGAATGAAAGCAAGAAATATCTCTAAGGAGAATGTTTTAGAGTTTGTCGAAGTAACGCCAAGTGCTATAGTTGGGCTTATAGATGCACAAAATGATGGTTATGCATATATTCCCATCAATTAG
- a CDS encoding cache domain-containing protein, with product MLKKTLPIFLFVVALIIYILLSLRYAIDKQNVSYILDKFVLALESEIKNKKMDELKMAIMLSRNSALVDALENEDEHLGYKILSGITKEIKNFTQIDIKVQILTPDYHIFARSWDDIYTGMPLEDYRSDLQYFSTHKTPRSSIETGRLLSIKTTVPIYRGETLLGFVEIISFFDSITDFFKKIGVDFYVLMDDKYYDIAVFMQNNETVDRYIVANRNYNHNNLALLRRVDFKELKINRSITLDDSYLFYENMKNGDSESIGMFVFVLNKKYLEYFKEQNDETSFFINITKKALYDVVKHEQADATIKEFTDIKSLLYMKDGVPLDMQSDYIELGYEKLNHYTKDELIQLILGQKIIKKVDGKIK from the coding sequence ATGTTAAAAAAAACACTCCCGATATTTTTGTTTGTAGTAGCTCTAATAATCTACATACTGCTATCTCTTAGGTATGCCATAGATAAACAAAATGTCAGTTACATTCTAGATAAGTTTGTCTTAGCCTTGGAGTCTGAGATAAAAAATAAGAAGATGGATGAGCTAAAGATGGCAATAATGCTCTCTAGAAATAGCGCTCTAGTAGATGCTCTAGAGAATGAAGATGAACATCTTGGATATAAGATACTCTCTGGAATCACAAAAGAGATAAAAAACTTTACACAGATAGATATAAAAGTTCAGATACTCACTCCCGATTATCATATCTTTGCAAGAAGTTGGGATGATATATATACGGGTATGCCACTTGAGGATTACAGAAGCGATCTTCAATATTTCAGCACACATAAAACTCCTCGCTCTTCCATTGAGACTGGGCGCTTGCTCAGCATAAAAACAACAGTTCCCATTTATAGAGGCGAGACTCTTTTAGGCTTTGTAGAGATTATTAGTTTTTTTGATTCTATAACAGATTTTTTCAAAAAAATAGGTGTTGATTTTTATGTGCTTATGGATGATAAGTACTATGATATAGCTGTCTTTATGCAAAATAATGAGACGGTTGATAGATACATAGTAGCAAACAGAAACTATAACCACAACAATTTAGCTCTTCTTAGAAGAGTTGATTTTAAAGAGCTTAAAATTAACAGAAGCATCACTCTCGATGATAGCTATCTCTTTTATGAAAATATGAAAAATGGAGATTCTGAATCAATTGGAATGTTTGTGTTTGTATTAAATAAGAAATATCTTGAATATTTTAAAGAGCAAAATGATGAAACCTCATTTTTTATAAATATTACCAAAAAAGCTCTATATGATGTTGTAAAACATGAGCAAGCAGATGCAACAATCAAAGAGTTTACAGATATAAAATCACTGCTTTACATGAAAGACGGAGTGCCTTTGGATATGCAAAGTGACTATATAGAACTTGGATATGAAAAACTAAATCACTATACAAAAGATGAGCTTATACAGCTTATACTTGGACAAAAAATCATAAAAAAAGTGGATGGAAAGATAAAATGA
- a CDS encoding response regulator transcription factor, with amino-acid sequence MRVLLLEDEFSLRISIKEFLEDIDYSVDDFADGLEAHDAIYAKSYDLLLLDINVPSMSGFELLQSIRKDGIKIPAIFLTSMTELQGLKEGYRKGCCDYIRKPFDLLELELRIKQAIRSYYLDNSDMVELGEGFVYDMLKGKLTKDDKEIVLRKIEKDLLEMLIKNKNSVVSMQMFQDEVWGDYVEPSAIRVQINNLKQKLSETIIHNRRGLGYIIER; translated from the coding sequence ATGAGAGTTTTACTATTAGAAGATGAGTTCTCGCTAAGAATAAGTATAAAAGAGTTTTTAGAAGATATAGATTACAGCGTTGATGATTTTGCTGATGGGCTTGAGGCTCATGATGCTATATATGCAAAATCTTACGATTTGCTACTTCTAGATATAAATGTACCATCCATGAGTGGTTTTGAACTTTTACAAAGTATCCGAAAAGATGGAATTAAAATTCCAGCCATATTTTTAACTTCTATGACAGAGCTTCAAGGTTTAAAAGAGGGTTATAGAAAAGGGTGTTGTGATTACATACGCAAACCATTTGACCTCTTAGAGTTAGAGCTTAGAATAAAACAAGCCATAAGAAGTTACTATCTTGATAATAGCGATATGGTAGAGCTTGGCGAGGGTTTTGTGTATGACATGTTAAAGGGAAAACTAACTAAAGATGATAAAGAGATAGTTTTAAGAAAGATAGAAAAAGATCTCTTAGAGATGCTTATAAAAAATAAAAACAGTGTTGTCTCTATGCAGATGTTTCAAGATGAAGTTTGGGGAGATTATGTAGAGCCCTCAGCTATCCGTGTTCAGATAAATAACTTAAAACAGAAGCTCTCAGAGACAATCATACATAACAGAAGAGGCTTAGGATATATAATTGAGAGATAA
- a CDS encoding sensor histidine kinase produces the protein MRDKSYALTYAYIYTILVAIILLTPLFIYTSYIKKIQDIKNEYELKNRAHLIVKLMQEHNSEKDYFEYPRFKTFKSGLYDSRLQEIFSLIQEPIKHFREGYHIDGSRAYYVMVLPEERYFGAKYIVVENQLSYYEVYEKALLILLSIVTCIFLLSILFLDRFAKPFKEVNKKLDEFIKDSIHEINTPLAIINVNVDLYGRKYGKNKYMQRIKASTKVLSNIYNDMEYLTKNNKLEIKREKIDIKKFLDERIEYFSEIALMKNISILSDMKNEVFINMDVKQLQRIVDNNISNAIKYSYEQNIIEVNTDINEEGEYLLSFRDYGIGIDNVERIFERYYRESRQVGGFGIGLNIVGAIIKKENIDVSVESELKKGTTFTYKFPKNLISIKN, from the coding sequence TTGAGAGATAAAAGTTATGCCCTAACATACGCATATATCTATACTATTTTAGTTGCAATAATACTTCTTACCCCTCTGTTTATCTACACATCATATATAAAAAAAATACAAGATATAAAAAATGAGTATGAGTTGAAAAATAGAGCTCATCTCATAGTAAAGCTTATGCAAGAACATAATTCAGAAAAAGATTATTTTGAATATCCTAGATTTAAAACGTTTAAATCTGGACTTTATGATAGCAGACTTCAAGAGATATTTTCACTAATTCAAGAGCCGATAAAACACTTTAGAGAGGGTTATCATATAGATGGCAGTAGAGCGTACTATGTTATGGTGCTTCCTGAGGAGAGATATTTTGGAGCAAAATATATTGTTGTAGAGAATCAGCTCTCGTACTATGAGGTTTACGAAAAGGCTCTGCTTATACTTCTATCCATCGTTACATGTATATTTTTACTAAGCATACTATTTTTAGATAGGTTTGCAAAACCCTTTAAAGAGGTAAATAAAAAACTAGATGAGTTTATAAAAGATTCCATTCATGAGATTAACACTCCTCTTGCTATCATAAATGTAAACGTGGATTTATATGGTAGAAAATATGGCAAAAATAAGTACATGCAGAGGATTAAAGCTTCTACAAAAGTTCTCTCAAATATTTATAACGACATGGAGTATCTTACAAAAAACAATAAGTTAGAGATAAAAAGAGAAAAAATTGATATAAAGAAGTTTTTGGATGAGCGCATTGAGTACTTTAGCGAGATAGCGCTTATGAAAAATATCTCTATTTTAAGTGATATGAAAAATGAGGTATTTATAAATATGGATGTAAAGCAGCTTCAAAGAATAGTTGATAATAATATATCAAATGCTATAAAGTACTCTTATGAGCAAAATATCATAGAGGTAAATACAGATATAAATGAGGAGGGGGAGTATCTCCTCTCATTTAGGGATTATGGCATTGGGATAGACAATGTAGAGAGAATATTTGAACGCTACTACAGAGAGAGCAGACAAGTCGGTGGTTTTGGAATAGGCTTAAATATAGTTGGAGCCATTATAAAAAAAGAGAATATCGATGTTAGTGTAGAATCAGAACTTAAAAAAGGGACGACATTTACATATAAATTCCCAAAAAACCTCATTTCCATAAAGAATTAG